A window of Rhinatrema bivittatum chromosome 2, aRhiBiv1.1, whole genome shotgun sequence contains these coding sequences:
- the LOC115083903 gene encoding uncharacterized protein LOC115083903, with translation MHHFWRPASIVSPVPRKCNTSGAQQRLWRPTNSTVVPSKCNNPGRQQLHHPRLTESTASPVSNKCNLGATQMQHLQCMANTISPVPSKCNIPGTQKMQHFHHPPNAASPVSNKSNTHATQHTNQHQHPVVAASPTPNKSGKSDTQMPHFQHPTSIASPSTSNCSISSNQQMQNLRRLTHAESPVHSKFRNPRSQQMQHARCPPSTASPVPCRSNNSGDHQMQHHKMASPVPKKYNIPSTQSMLHLQHPDTESPTPNKHNIPDARQKQHLPQPNTASSSPSRCSIPFTKQMHHPLNPAHVNSPAPNKCNVSGAHHMQQLNRRSKGASPAPNNCCTFSTQPRQHLLHPANVAPLAHNKCGITDFHKMPFLSQPANVSSPLPNRRGISGAQPMHHLQQRVNAAPLEPKCSKPGIRLMRHQWHPINTVSPSTSKCSMPGSQQMHHLQHPIKASHSAPSKCNFSCTKQIQHLQRRATTVPLAPSKCNLFNSQKMQHLRHTFAVNPSLSRCNLAGIRKLQQLWCPANAAHLAPNKCNIPGARQRQHFRCPGKASQAPSKCSMSNAMRTCIPLNQRTSHF, from the coding sequence ATGCATCATTTCTGGCGCCCAGCAAGTATAGTGTCTCCAGTGCCCAGGAAATGCAACACATCCGGTGCCCAACAGCGTCTTTGGCGCCCAACAAATTCAACTGTAGTGCCCAGCAAATGTAACAATCCTGGCAGACAGCAATTGCACCATCCCAGGCTGACTGAAAGTACAGCATCACCAGTGTCCAACAAATGCAACTTGGGTGCCACACAAATGCAACATCTTCAGTGCATGGCAAATACAATATCCCCGGTGCCCAGCAAATGTAACATCCCTGGCACCCAGAAAATGCAGCATTTCCACCACCCACCAAATGCAGCCTCTCCAGTGTCCAATAAATCAAACACCCACGCTACCCAACATACAAACCAGCACCAGCACCCAGTGGTGGCAGCGTCTCCAACACCCAACAAAAGTGGTAAATCAGATACCCAAATGCCTCATTTCCAGCACCCAACATCTATAGCATCTCCATCAACTAGTAACTGCAGCATTTCCAGCAACCAGCAAATGCAGAATCTCCGGCGTCTGACACATGCAGAATCTCCAGTGCATAGCAAATTTAGAAACCCCAGAAGCCAACAAATGCAGCATGCTCGGTGCCCACCAAGTACAGCATCTCCAGTGCCCTGCAGAAGCAATAATTCTGGTGACCATCAAATGCAACACCACAAAATGGCCTCTCCAGTGCCCAAGAAATACAACATCCCCAGCACCCAATCAATGCTCCACTTACAGCACCCAGACACAGAATCTCCGACACCCAACAAACACAACATCCCCGATGCCCGGCAAAAGCAACATCTTCCACAACCAAATACAGCATCCTCATCACCCAGCAGATGCAGCATCCCCTTCACCAAACAGATGCACCATCCTTTGAACCCCGCCCATGTCAATTCTCCAGCACCCAACAAATGCAATGTCTCTGGTGCCCATCACATGCAGCAGCTCAATCGCCGATCAAAAGGAGCATCACCGGCACCCAACAATTGCTGTACCTTCAGCACCCAGCCAAGGCAGCACCTTCTGCACCCAGCCAATGTAGCACCTTTGGCACATAACAAATGCGGCATAACAGATTTCCATAAAATGCCATTTTTATCGCAGCCAGCAAATGTATCCTCTCCATTGCCCAATAGAAGAGGCATCTCTGGTGCCCAGCCAATGCATCATCTCCAACAGAGAGTGAATGCAGCACCTCTGGAGCCCAAATGCAGTAAACCGGGCATCCGGCTAATGCGCCATCAATGGCATCCGATAAATACTGTGTCTCCATCAACCAGCAAATGCAGCATGCCTGGCTCCCAGCAAATGCATCATCTTCAGCATCCGATAAAGGCATCACATTCGGCACCTAGCAAATGCAACTTCTCCTGCACAAAGCAAATACAGCATCTCCAGCGCAGAGCAACTACAGTGCCTTTAGCGCCCAGCAAATGCAACTTGTTTAATTCTCAGAAGATGCAGCACCTCCGACATACATTTGCAGTGAATCCTTCATTAAGCAGATGCAACCTCGCAGGCATCCGGAAACTACAGCAACTCTGGTGCCCAGCAAACGCAGCACATTTGGCACCCAATAAATGCAACATTCCAGGTGCCCGGCAAAGGCAGCATTTTCGATGTCCTGGAAAGGCATCTCAGGCACCCAGCAAATGCAGCATGTCCAATGCCATGCGAACATGCATCCCTCTCAACCAACGGACCTCCCACTTCTAA